TGCTGCCGCTGTCCGCCGTCATGATCATGCGTGACCTGGGCCCGCTGCCCGAGGACAAGCTGCGCCACACGGTGTGGGCCAAGGGCAAGCTGCTGATCAACGACAACACGAACGAGCCGCTGCGTCCCGAGGACGTGCAGGTCGGTTCGCTGACCTTCGTCAGGCCTGAGGGCCTGGAGGAGGAGCAGCACGACTTCCAGACGCAGATCGCCAAGGCCGCCCTGATGATCGTCCGGATCAAGCCGGAGGACATCAAGGACAAGCAGGAACTCGAGTGGTCCCACGAGGGCATCGTGGCCTACTCGAAGATCTGCACCCACGTCGGCTGCCCGATCAGCCTGTACGAGCAGCAGACGCACCACGTGCTCTGCCCGTGCCACCAGTCCACTTTCGACCTCTCCGACGGCGCCCGTGTCATCTTCGGCCCGGCCGGCCACGCGCTTCCGCAGCTGCGGATCGGCGTGAACGGCGAAGGCTTCCTCGAGGCGCTCGGCGACTTCGAAGAGCCCGTCGGTCCTGCATTCTGGGAGCGCGGATGAGCACTGCCACCGATTCGAAGCGCAAAGCGCCGGCCGGCGAGCGGGTAGCCGACTGGGCGGACGGCCGCCTGGGCATCTACAGCCTGGCCAAGTCCAACATGCGCAAGATCTTCCCGGACCACTGGTCCTTCATGCTGGGTGAGATCTGCCTCTACAGCTTCATCATCATCATCCTCACGGGTGTGTACCTGACGCTGTTCTTCCACCCGAGCATGAACGAGGTCGTGTACCACGGCTCGTACGTGCCGATGCAGGGCGTCCAGATGTCCGAGGCCTTCGCCTCGACGCTGGACATCAGCTTCGACGTCCGCGGCGGTCTGCTCATCCGGCAGATCCACCACTGGGCGGCGCTGATCTTCGTCGCGGCGATGCTCGTGCACATGATGCGCGTGTTCTTCACCGGTGCGTTCCGCAAGCCGCGCGAGGTCAACTGGATCTTCGGCTTCCTGCTGCTGGTCCTCGGCATGTTCACCGGTTTCACCGGTTACTCCCTGCCGGACGACCTGCTCTCGGGCA
The Streptomyces sp. NBC_01296 DNA segment above includes these coding regions:
- the qcrA gene encoding cytochrome bc1 complex Rieske iron-sulfur subunit → MSSQEIPEEKHLPSEQGDAHHGGVAVADDPFADPGLPVHKPRIQDIDERAARRSERTVAMLFTLSMLATIGFIASYVTIPVDKIVYIFPIGKVSGLNFALGMTLGVALFCIGAGAVHWARTLMSDVEVADERHAIAAPPEVKAKVLSDFADGANESAIGRRPLIRNTMLGALAMLPLSAVMIMRDLGPLPEDKLRHTVWAKGKLLINDNTNEPLRPEDVQVGSLTFVRPEGLEEEQHDFQTQIAKAALMIVRIKPEDIKDKQELEWSHEGIVAYSKICTHVGCPISLYEQQTHHVLCPCHQSTFDLSDGARVIFGPAGHALPQLRIGVNGEGFLEALGDFEEPVGPAFWERG